The genomic segment GATGATGTCCCTAAGGCTGTGATCAGAGCCTGGAGCAGGCCACCAATGAAGCTATAGGGGTTCCTCTGTGTCaccaggaagaggagcagaggcaggATGAAGAGGCTATGAATGAGCAGGCCGATGACGACAGACATCGTGTACATGCCCAACTGCCCTCCGACCTGCACCAGGTCTTTCATCTCGACAATCTTCCCAGCAATCAGAAAGAGGATCCCCACTGGAGCATACCTAAGGGACAGGTTCTCTAGATGACATAGCAgctcagtttgtgtttgtgtgtctgactgaATTCTGTGCATTCATTCAAACCAAGTAAATAGTAAGGAACATTTCTGTCAAGTATAACTCATCATGACGTAACTTGCCTGGCTACTCCTCGGGACAGAATCACAAACGTTTAGCCTTAAAACTTTTATACAGTGTTTCTTGGGTCTAAAGTATtgtgaaatgcagtgttttccctGCACTAACACACCTAATCCATCATATTAAGGACTTTATTAATAGCGAATTAATGGGGTCAGATCTGCAGGAACAGGGAAAGTGTAAACTACAAACTCTGGTTTGAACTGATTGAACTGGGACTGGTAAAACACCAGAACACAGCAGAGAATAACCAGACACTCACCAAATAATGATTGCTACCAGGCGCATTATGGCTTCATTGAGGCAATCGAAGAACTCCCGCAGAGCCTGGCCATGCTGCTTCATGTTGCCAATCACCAAGCCAAAACACATGGAGAACACTACCAGACCCAGAGCATTGACCCCACTGGAGGAGCCAGACACTGGAACTGTCTCTTCCAGTGTCTCCTGGATGGTCTGCAAGACTGCACTCAAGTTCCCCGCCTGGATTGACTCAGAGGCATTGATTGCATCACTTCCATTGATGATAATGGTAATGTTCTTGGTGAAAACTGTTTTCTTGTATACAGTTTTATACTACAAGGTATAAATAAGAAGGAAATAAGAAACAAGAGGCAATCATTAGtgtatgtttcattttcttttactttctgttAGTAAAGGAAAATGGTAAACTAATATGTTTCCAAACCTGTTTAAAGCAGGCCTCTACTAAATTTGGTGGAAACATATTTCTGCAAGGAGagttaaaacatgtttgtattatattgcattatatataaaatattctttGTATTAAACAATAAACCAAATTTACACAGCTTTGCATGCACGCTTCTAACCTGATAAGATCCAAAAAGGCATCTGCAGCTTGCACTGACTCAATACGACCACTAGAGGTCACTGGACTGTCTCTGATGCCTCTTCCAGGCCTTACGATGATTACTATGACTATACCGATGAACACAGCAATAAAAGTGGTCACCATGTAGTAAATAATGGCCCGCACTCCCATCTTTCCAGAGGCTTTACTATCCAAAGATGAAATACCTAgtaaaaattaaagaaataaagggCAAACAACCCACAACCTTATTATAAACACATGGACAACAAGTATGCAAAAGCTGGTCTCTTAAATATAGACCGGATGAAATTAATAGCTTCTGTTGACAGTGACTACACATCAAGGTCAAACAAGCCTAAATGTGTCTGAAACCAGGTTCCAGTGTCACATTGAGAAACCAGACCAGTGTGCTCGTAGGTGTTCCTCACGTACCCGTAACCAGACTGGATACGATGAGTGGCAGGACCAACATCTGCAGCATCCTCATTAGGAGTTCCCCAGGAAATGAGAAATACTTTATTTCCCTCACAGACAAACTGTGATGTCGCAGAGCAAATCCCAGCACAATTCCTGAGCAAGATTTCAAGGCACAAAGCATGCAAATTAAACTTGATCAAGCTGCcactcttctgtttttctttctaacCTTGATGAAAACTTTGGTGTGACCCTGTTACCAAAGTAAATTTTGgcaaattgtaaatgtaatttaccTACTGCGACCGCTGCCACAGTGCAGAGCACAAAGGTGTTGCGGAGCAGGAAGGCCTTGGCGCTGCGTGGCGTTACAGAACACATTTGGTCCTTGGCTCCAGACGCTCGCATCTGCATGGCTCTGTGCAGCCACTGGGTGTCCTTCTCAGTGCAATGGGGCTTCTCAGACTCCTCGTTCAGGAAGAGGTTGTTGCTGTTTGGGGGCTTCTCATTCATAATCAGCTCCAAGACTTGGTCCAGCAGGCAAGTTTCATGTGAAACTAACCGAAGAAAGCTAGGATATAGACTTTTTGTTTGTGACTTTAAagataaaattttaaaatataattatagtAAATGATGAACGCATGAATAGTATATCACAAAATAGGTTGAGAGGGGGCTATTTtgggaagaagaaagaaactgtatatagaaattatatatacagtCCATCACAAAAGCAATGTCAAAATCTCAAGCCTGATTAAGGTTTTAAGAAGTGGATAAATAGTACAAATTTAGCCAAACTGGGTAAATAGGCCAAAAATGCAGGCTCTTTTTGCATTATAACTTTTAAATTAGCACAGCTCAAATACATTGACAGAATTTAATTGCCAAttcaagaaaatgtaaacaacctGATCACACTGATGGTAGTCCCACTGTATTTTGTTCATCTAAAATTGGATAGATTATAGTAAGTTCTAAAGCCTGAGGaaagaataaatatttcaaaatagcaaaaaaataaataaaattttaatttctgaaaacaacaaaactaacTTATTATAGAAGACTACAAATGAATCTTAAGTATAATCACTTTTTTAGTTTAGATGAAAATGCCAGCAtttgtacattattattattattattattattattattattattattattattattattattattataacaggATTCAAATGTAATATCTAAGATTCCTTTAAGTATACAGCATAAACTTTTCCTTCCAGTGAGTTCCCAGTGTACTTACGACTCATGATTTTAAGACGTTGCTGTCAGTCTGGGAGGGATAACACTGTGCTTCAAAAAGGTGCGCAAGTCTGGTCTGACCGTCAACACTTTGTTCAACTCAGGCGCCGATAACATAAAGCAATCTGTCATCTCCGCTCTCCTGAACTTCAGGAGGATCGTTCTGCCTCTCTTGGACCACACGCTCGACATCATTCTGAGCAGGGGTTACCCTTTTGCACTCATCGAGAACCAAGAGCTCATCTCTAGCCTTAACTTATAACCAGCAACGTAGCTGGTCTCGGATCAGAACTTTGAACCAATAACCTTGGCAATCAACAAGCAAAACGGTTTGAAACGTCAGATGACTCCCCGTCTGAAGTCTAAATCTTGCCCCAAACCCGCCACCTTTTATGGTGTGTTCTCTCATTTTAACTCCAGCATAGAAAGAATACCATTCTTACCTATTGCCATTCTGTTGGTTCAACtctttttattatctttttacTAAATCAATCTAATCAAACTAGACTTGCTTTGCCAAAGGTGAAGAAACTGACCGAATCAGTACGCCTAATTTCAGCTAACAATTACGGCAGTTAGTGCGATGCTCTAACTGTGGGATGAACCAGAATGTCATACAGACCTTATGCCGATGTTTTTAGAGTGTTTTAGAGTGTTTTAATGAAAGTGTAACAAATAAAAAGTGTAACGTAATACTTACCTTATTGATACTGCTATACGCTCTGATGATTTATTTACCTCCTGCGTCGTCAAAGATAACCGAAATGGCCCGACGTGCTTCACCAAGTATTAGTAAAACGACTTCGCCAGTATACGACTGTTTAGAGCGGTTGTGATTATTGCGAAGCCTGAGGGGGAAATCGATAGAACAGAAAAACGCTTAGAAAGCGAACAGAGGTTTGCGTGAGGAGGTGCGGTTAAGGATTAAGGATTCTCCACGCGAGAAGAAAAGCCACCTGCTGCCcgtttgaaaagaaaaacaacataattGAACAATcctgttagtagtagtagtagtagtaggcgTTCATTTGCGGCACGGGGGGCAAATGACTTGCTGCTGGTGGGTTTTTATAGATCTATACATTTAATTACAGGAACTATTCAAATTCTAACCTTCTCCTGGTTGCATTGCCAACAAGGCGAAGCAATCTTGGTGATTTGTAAGAATAGTTAGAATATTTTCGGGGAAAACCAGTTGTTGCACTTGTGTGTTGAAtaaatgcagagagagaaaaacatacGACTTCTCGCACACCTTCAATTACCATGACAACGTGCCATACTGCACTCCTCGAGGTCCATCTCCAGTAGCTCAGGGGGTACGTGTATTAATGACCCCGTAGCCCCGTCTACCCACTCAGCCACCTACACATTGTCTTAGGCCTGTTACATGAGCTTCATCAcagaatgtatttttaaaaaaatgtaaaaaataaataaataaataattttgaaaaaaaaaaaacttccctAAGGGCTGCAAAAACCTTGACAGATTATGACCGATATGTTGCATTAGATGTAACAACAACTCATTGGCTATTTCAGCTTTTACTTTTGACATCAGTCAAATGTTCATGAGTTAAAGTGCAAGAATTCAGAACTGTAAAACAACGAGAATTGGTTAAATCGTATTAGAGCCAGAATTGAATTATATGCAGACTAATTCCAGTGACTCAGTCTCCCAGTTTTAGGCTGCTCCATTTCTATTGTCACGGTACgacccctcctcccaagtgtctccccatgtgtgtgtgtgtgtgtgtgtgtgtgtgtgtgtgtgtgtgtgtgtgtgtgtgtgtgtgtgtgtgtgtgtgtgtgtgtgtgtgtgtgtgtgtgtgttcgttcgtccgtgtggccacgcGCCCCGTGTGTCACAactgtttgtaattgcttgtcatttacgtatgtatatatacccCTATGGTTCTGCggtctgttgtcggtgtttgatgttacgCTAGCTTCATTGCTGCGTCGTATTTGGTTTCTGTGGGAATAAACGTGTGCGTTTGTTTAACgtaactcgtccccgcatcttGCTTAGCCTCCTTACGTTACTTCTATAATATGGTTTACGGCATTCTTC from the Electrophorus electricus isolate fEleEle1 chromosome 26, fEleEle1.pri, whole genome shotgun sequence genome contains:
- the slc1a6 gene encoding excitatory amino acid transporter 4 encodes the protein MNEKPPNSNNLFLNEESEKPHCTEKDTQWLHRAMQMRASGAKDQMCSVTPRSAKAFLLRNTFVLCTVAAVAVGIVLGFALRHHSLSVREIKYFSFPGELLMRMLQMLVLPLIVSSLVTGISSLDSKASGKMGVRAIIYYMVTTFIAVFIGIVIVIIVRPGRGIRDSPVTSSGRIESVQAADAFLDLIRNMFPPNLVEACFKQYKTVYKKTVFTKNITIIINGSDAINASESIQAGNLSAVLQTIQETLEETVPVSGSSSGVNALGLVVFSMCFGLVIGNMKQHGQALREFFDCLNEAIMRLVAIIIWYAPVGILFLIAGKIVEMKDLVQVGGQLGMYTMSVVIGLLIHSLFILPLLLFLVTQRNPYSFIGGLLQALITALGTSSSSATLPITFRCLEENNHVDKRVTRFVLPVGATINMDGTALYEAVAAIFIAQVNDMDLNFGQILTISITATAASIGAAGIPQAGLVTMVIVLTSVGLPTEDITLIIAVDWFLDRLRTTTNVLGDSIGAGIVEHLSRQELQNQDTEISNSVIEENEEPYQLICQENDSLEHRNSETTM